A genomic segment from Etheostoma spectabile isolate EspeVRDwgs_2016 chromosome 11, UIUC_Espe_1.0, whole genome shotgun sequence encodes:
- the grb14 gene encoding growth factor receptor-bound protein 14 isoform X4, whose translation MNFHARRVTLPAITPLCLQKRVIKVYNEDNTSRAVEVPSDITARDICQLFVLKNHCIDDHSWTLFERISHLGIERTIEDHESVMEVLSSWGMDTDCRLYFRKNYAKYEFFRKPLDFFPDHMVTISSEANGMVDHSQLIQTFLNSSTCPEIHGHLHAKEQSRKSWKKFYFVLRRSGLYFSNKGISKEPRHLQFIADFSDSDVYTVSSAKKLHGAPTDYGFCVKPTKCSSVRDLKLLCADDEQSRTCWITAIRLLKYGMELYQNFIQPHQKQKVSPMRSISENSLVAMDFSGQKSRVIENPSEALSVAVEEGLSWRRKSCHRLSGHGSPSTSQSSVSNIALHLTQSWFHGKLSRDEAQRLITQQGPIDGVFLLRDSQSNPKTFVLSLCHMQKIKHFQILPVDDEGELFYSLDDGHTRFTDLIQLVEFYQLNRGVLPCKLKHHCAQITL comes from the exons ATGAATTTCCATGCAAGAAGAGTCACCTTGCCTGCCATCACACCACTTTGTCTGCAGAAGCGG GTAATCAAAGTTTACAATGAAGATAACACCAGCAGGGCAGTAGAGGTTCCCAGTGACATCACTGCCCGGGACATATGCCAGCTGTTTGTCTTGAAGAACCACTGCATTGATGACCACAGCTGGACTCTATTTGAACGCATCTCTCATCTGGGAATAg AGCGAACCATTGAAGACCATGAGTCTGTTATGGAGGTACTATCAAGCTGGGGAATGGACACAGACTGCCGCCTGTATTTTAGGAAGAATTATGCCAAGTATGAATTCTTCAGGAAACCCCTG GACTTTTTTCCGGATCACATGGTCACTATATCAAGTGAAGCCAATGGGATGGTGGATCACTCTCAACTTATACAG ACCTTTCTCAACTCCAGCACTTGTCCAGAGATACATGGACACCTACATGCCaaagagcaaagcaggaagtctTGGAAGAAGTTTTATTTTGTCCTGCGGAGGTCAGGGCTTTATTTCTCCAATAAGGGAATTTCCAAG GAACCAAGGCATCTCCAGTTCATTGCAGACTTCAGTGACAGTGATGTCTACACAGTGTCGTCAGCCAAAAAACTACATGGAGCACCTACAGATTATGGCTTCTGTGTCAAG CCCACAAAGTGTAGTTCAGTCCGAGACTTGAAGCTGCTTTGTGCGGATGATGAGCAGAGCAGGACCTGCTGGATCACAGCCATCCGCTTGTTAAAG tATGGAATGGAACTGTACCAAAACTTCATTCAGCCACACCAGAAACAAAAAGTGTCCCCAATG AGAAGCATCTCAGAGAATTCACTGGTGGCCATGGACTTTTCGGGCCAAAAAAGCCGGGTAATTGAGAACCCGTCTGAGGCGCTGTCTGTGGCTGTAGAGGAAGGCCTGTCATGGAGG AGGAAGAGTTGCCACCGTCTGAGCGGCCATGGGAGCCCCTCCACATCACAGAGCTCAGTGTCAAACATAG ccctccacttgACTCAGTCCTGGTTCCACGGCAAACTGTCTCGGGATGAGGCTCAGCGTTTAATTACTCAACAGGGTCCCATCGATGG AGTATTTCTTCTGAGGGACAGCCAAAGCAACCCTAAGACATTTGTACTGTCGCTGTGTCACATGCAAAAAATCAAACACTTTCAGATCTTACCT GTGGATGATGAAGGGGAGTTATTCTACAGTCTGGATGATGGTCACACACGTTTCACTGACTTGATCCAGTTGGTGGAGTTTTACCAGCTAAACCGAGGAGTGTTGCCCTGCAAGCTCAAACACCACTGTGCCCAGATCACTCTGTGA
- the grb14 gene encoding growth factor receptor-bound protein 14 isoform X3: MLCTQPCIGYRSCPNSELCLAPNRGVIKVYNEDNTSRAVEVPSDITARDICQLFVLKNHCIDDHSWTLFERISHLGIERTIEDHESVMEVLSSWGMDTDCRLYFRKNYAKYEFFRKPLDFFPDHMVTISSEANGMVDHSQLIQTFLNSSTCPEIHGHLHAKEQSRKSWKKFYFVLRRSGLYFSNKGISKEPRHLQFIADFSDSDVYTVSSAKKLHGAPTDYGFCVKPTKCSSVRDLKLLCADDEQSRTCWITAIRLLKYGMELYQNFIQPHQKQKVSPMRSISENSLVAMDFSGQKSRVIENPSEALSVAVEEGLSWRRKSCHRLSGHGSPSTSQSSVSNIALHLTQSWFHGKLSRDEAQRLITQQGPIDGVFLLRDSQSNPKTFVLSLCHMQKIKHFQILPVDDEGELFYSLDDGHTRFTDLIQLVEFYQLNRGVLPCKLKHHCAQITL; encoded by the exons atgctgTGTACTCAGCCTTGCATAGGCTACAGATCTTGTCCAAACTCAGAACTCTGCTTGGCTCCAAACAGGGGG GTAATCAAAGTTTACAATGAAGATAACACCAGCAGGGCAGTAGAGGTTCCCAGTGACATCACTGCCCGGGACATATGCCAGCTGTTTGTCTTGAAGAACCACTGCATTGATGACCACAGCTGGACTCTATTTGAACGCATCTCTCATCTGGGAATAg AGCGAACCATTGAAGACCATGAGTCTGTTATGGAGGTACTATCAAGCTGGGGAATGGACACAGACTGCCGCCTGTATTTTAGGAAGAATTATGCCAAGTATGAATTCTTCAGGAAACCCCTG GACTTTTTTCCGGATCACATGGTCACTATATCAAGTGAAGCCAATGGGATGGTGGATCACTCTCAACTTATACAG ACCTTTCTCAACTCCAGCACTTGTCCAGAGATACATGGACACCTACATGCCaaagagcaaagcaggaagtctTGGAAGAAGTTTTATTTTGTCCTGCGGAGGTCAGGGCTTTATTTCTCCAATAAGGGAATTTCCAAG GAACCAAGGCATCTCCAGTTCATTGCAGACTTCAGTGACAGTGATGTCTACACAGTGTCGTCAGCCAAAAAACTACATGGAGCACCTACAGATTATGGCTTCTGTGTCAAG CCCACAAAGTGTAGTTCAGTCCGAGACTTGAAGCTGCTTTGTGCGGATGATGAGCAGAGCAGGACCTGCTGGATCACAGCCATCCGCTTGTTAAAG tATGGAATGGAACTGTACCAAAACTTCATTCAGCCACACCAGAAACAAAAAGTGTCCCCAATG AGAAGCATCTCAGAGAATTCACTGGTGGCCATGGACTTTTCGGGCCAAAAAAGCCGGGTAATTGAGAACCCGTCTGAGGCGCTGTCTGTGGCTGTAGAGGAAGGCCTGTCATGGAGG AGGAAGAGTTGCCACCGTCTGAGCGGCCATGGGAGCCCCTCCACATCACAGAGCTCAGTGTCAAACATAG ccctccacttgACTCAGTCCTGGTTCCACGGCAAACTGTCTCGGGATGAGGCTCAGCGTTTAATTACTCAACAGGGTCCCATCGATGG AGTATTTCTTCTGAGGGACAGCCAAAGCAACCCTAAGACATTTGTACTGTCGCTGTGTCACATGCAAAAAATCAAACACTTTCAGATCTTACCT GTGGATGATGAAGGGGAGTTATTCTACAGTCTGGATGATGGTCACACACGTTTCACTGACTTGATCCAGTTGGTGGAGTTTTACCAGCTAAACCGAGGAGTGTTGCCCTGCAAGCTCAAACACCACTGTGCCCAGATCACTCTGTGA